The following coding sequences are from one Danaus plexippus chromosome 13 unlocalized genomic scaffold, MEX_DaPlex mxdp_15, whole genome shotgun sequence window:
- the LOC116769912 gene encoding CTD nuclear envelope phosphatase 1 homolog, translating to MLKQLQMGLRAFMLIASKVWSCFCYMFRKQYRALAQYQSVKYEIYPLSPVSRHRLSLVKRKMLVLDLDETLIHSHHDAMLRPTVKPGTPPDFVLKVTIDKHPVRFFVHKRPHVDYFLDVVSQWYELVVFTASMEIYGAAVADKLDNGRGILRRRFYRQHCTQEHGSYTKNLSSICEDLNRVFILDNSPGAYRDFPDNAIPIKSWFSDPLDVALLNLLPVLDALRFTHDVRSVLSRNLHLHRLW from the exons ATGCTGAAACAATTGCAAATGGGCCTTCGCGCGTTCATGCTAATAGCTTCCAAAGTATGGAGTTGTTTTTGTTACATGTTTAGAAAGCAATATCGAGcg TTGGCTCAATATCAATCTgtcaaatatgaaatatatccTCTTTCTCCAGTATCTCGACACAGGCTGA GTTTAGTTAAAAGGAAGATGCTGGTGTTAGATCTAGACGAAACGTTGATTCACTCTCACCACGACGCCATGCTCCGACCGACTGTCAAGCCGGGGACCCCTCCGGACTTTGTGCTTAAGGTCACCATAGACAAACACCCCGTCAGATTCTTTGTACATAAACGACCCCATGTTGATTACTTCCTGGATGTG GTGTCCCAGTGGTATGAGTTGGTGGTGTTCACCGCTTCAATGGAGATATACGGAGCAGCGGTGGCTGACAAACTTGACAACGGAAGAGGAATACTGAGGAGGAGGTTTTATAG ACAGCACTGTACTCAGGAACATGGCTCCTACACTAAGAACCTGTCGTCTATATGTGAGGATCTCAACAGGGTGTTCATATTAGACAACTCACCGGGCGCATACCGGGACTTCCCAG ATAACGCCATCCCCATCAAGTCGTGGTTCTCGGACCCGCTGGACGTGGCCCTGTTGAACTTACTCCCCGTGTTGGACGCACTGCGGTTCACTCACGACGTGCGCTCCGTCCTGTCGAGGAACCTCCACCTGCACCGGCTGTGGTAG